A stretch of Dietzia lutea DNA encodes these proteins:
- a CDS encoding SDR family NAD(P)-dependent oxidoreductase, translating into MLIEGLNGLVTGAAGGIGRAAAVAFAREGGNVVIADLPAQRERLEGTAEIITDTGGKVRIEYIDVTSLDDQRRTVAAVVEEFGRLDFAFNNAGVEQQTPFLDITEEAFDWVMGINTKGVFLGMKAQLEVMIAQGSGAIVNMASAAGIRGLPGYAGYAASKHAVVGLTRSAAVEYGDSGVRINAVAPAAIDSPLLAELSAESRDELVARQAIKRLGDPAEAAEAAVWLASSRASFVTGTTLAVDAGSSAF; encoded by the coding sequence ATGCTTATCGAGGGACTCAATGGACTTGTTACCGGAGCCGCGGGGGGCATCGGCCGCGCAGCGGCGGTTGCCTTCGCTCGCGAAGGTGGCAACGTGGTCATCGCTGACCTGCCTGCCCAGAGGGAGCGCTTGGAGGGAACGGCTGAAATTATTACGGACACCGGTGGAAAGGTGCGCATCGAGTACATCGACGTGACTTCACTGGATGACCAGCGCCGCACAGTTGCAGCAGTGGTCGAGGAGTTCGGGCGATTGGACTTCGCGTTCAACAATGCCGGTGTTGAACAGCAGACTCCTTTCCTGGACATCACTGAGGAAGCATTCGACTGGGTCATGGGAATCAACACCAAGGGCGTGTTCCTTGGCATGAAAGCTCAGCTCGAGGTCATGATCGCGCAGGGATCGGGAGCGATCGTCAATATGGCGAGCGCAGCGGGGATCCGGGGTTTACCCGGATACGCGGGATACGCGGCCTCGAAGCACGCTGTTGTGGGTCTTACCCGCTCGGCCGCCGTGGAGTACGGAGACAGCGGCGTCCGGATCAACGCCGTGGCGCCCGCGGCGATCGACTCGCCCCTGCTGGCGGAGCTCTCAGCCGAGTCCCGTGACGAGCTCGTGGCACGGCAGGCCATCAAACGACTGGGCGACCCCGCAGAGGCCGCGGAGGCGGCCGTGTGGCTTGCTTCTTCCCGAGCATCCTTCGTTACCGGCACCACACTTGCGGTCGACGCCGGCTCCTCAGCGTTTTGA
- a CDS encoding TetR/AcrR family transcriptional regulator, translated as MHDAASGQKRATERRDAILRAALELLMHDGMSTVTHRLVARAAEVPLSSIRYYFKTREHLLQACVQQVLTERATEAEHVLEQARPETTADEAARLFLRAFYGPDLSDTMLLGIVGMALDCARGTHELSHLLREQRVIMDRDLSELLRRCGRPHLRVSLAAAVVDGSLLNASALRHNNLADIAINELSALLE; from the coding sequence ATGCACGACGCTGCAAGCGGCCAGAAGCGCGCGACCGAACGCCGCGACGCGATCCTCCGGGCTGCCCTGGAGCTTCTAATGCATGACGGTATGTCTACCGTCACCCACCGTCTGGTCGCGCGGGCCGCCGAAGTCCCTTTAAGTTCCATCCGTTACTACTTCAAGACCCGCGAGCATCTTCTTCAAGCGTGTGTGCAGCAAGTCCTGACTGAACGCGCAACAGAAGCCGAACACGTGCTCGAGCAAGCACGTCCCGAGACGACGGCCGACGAGGCGGCGCGGTTGTTCCTGCGGGCGTTCTACGGGCCGGACCTCAGTGACACGATGCTCCTGGGCATCGTGGGCATGGCCCTTGACTGTGCCCGCGGGACACACGAGCTGTCACACCTTCTCCGAGAACAGCGCGTGATCATGGATCGTGATCTCTCCGAACTCCTGCGGAGATGCGGACGGCCTCACCTTCGAGTGTCATTGGCCGCCGCGGTCGTCGACGGAAGCCTGCTCAACGCCAGTGCACTGCGTCACAATAATCTCGCCGACATTGCGATAAACGAATTATCGGCACTCCTCGAGTGA
- a CDS encoding putative quinol monooxygenase codes for MIFIVAKHQIKPEYVDRFPEMVRAFTEASRAEEGNLFFQWSRSLDDPNEFVLMEAFRDGAAEAHVTSAHFAAGLEAMRPALAATPKIISRQVEGEGWDEMGELQVD; via the coding sequence ATGATTTTCATCGTCGCAAAACACCAGATCAAGCCCGAGTACGTCGACCGTTTCCCTGAAATGGTCCGTGCCTTCACCGAAGCCTCCCGCGCCGAGGAGGGGAATCTGTTCTTCCAGTGGTCTCGCAGCCTGGACGATCCCAACGAGTTCGTGCTCATGGAGGCTTTCCGGGACGGCGCGGCCGAGGCTCACGTCACGAGCGCGCACTTCGCCGCTGGGTTGGAGGCAATGCGCCCGGCACTGGCCGCTACCCCGAAGATCATCAGCCGCCAGGTCGAGGGTGAGGGCTGGGACGAGATGGGCGAACTGCAGGTCGATTAA
- a CDS encoding MBL fold metallo-hydrolase, producing the protein MYNLPGLTIRTISVSETNNNVYILTSKTSGAQVLIDAADDAPAILSLLADAQEDTDATTHVSAIITTHSHWDHVRALGEVKEVTKAPTAAGEDEIEAITVPTDIALGHGEVRSFEDIELEVIQLRGHTLGSIALLYRDPRGPAHLFSGDSLFPGGVGNTEDDPDRFLSLITDVTERIFDQLPDSTVVHPGHGNGTTLGAERPHLAQWKARGW; encoded by the coding sequence ATGTACAACCTGCCCGGACTCACTATCCGCACAATTTCGGTATCAGAGACGAACAACAATGTGTACATCCTCACCTCCAAGACCAGCGGCGCGCAAGTGCTCATCGATGCCGCCGACGACGCCCCGGCCATTCTTTCCCTCCTCGCTGATGCGCAGGAAGACACGGACGCTACGACTCACGTCTCCGCCATCATCACCACGCATTCACATTGGGACCATGTGCGCGCGTTGGGGGAAGTGAAAGAGGTAACCAAGGCCCCGACCGCAGCTGGCGAGGACGAGATCGAAGCCATTACTGTGCCGACAGACATAGCGTTGGGTCACGGAGAAGTGCGATCGTTCGAAGACATTGAGCTTGAAGTGATTCAGCTCCGCGGACATACGCTGGGGTCCATAGCGTTGCTTTACCGTGATCCCCGGGGCCCTGCGCATCTATTCTCGGGCGACTCGCTCTTCCCGGGCGGCGTCGGTAACACCGAAGATGATCCGGATCGGTTCCTGTCCCTTATCACCGATGTCACCGAAAGGATCTTCGACCAACTGCCAGACTCGACCGTTGTCCATCCAGGCCACGGCAATGGCACCACGCTCGGTGCTGAACGGCCCCACTTAGCCCAGTGGAAGGCTCGGGGCTGGTAG
- a CDS encoding sulfite exporter TauE/SafE family protein — translation MRPPHEATRSSPSLDVCQPTVEGSALLFPAAELALAVSVVAGAALQRIAGMGFAMVVAPLAILLLPGQQGVVFANLCGATAAFLLLGTVRRDVDWRRLALLSVTSVAGAVLGALVVRSLDVATFRVVVGIVLLLGIGLSLVASKTTYEAPPVPASLAAGTATGMLVTMSGIGGPPMSIYAIATRWDHQAFAATMQPFVVLTSLIGAGAVTISTPNSAPVLEPMMWVFTAVGLPAGLIAGNLLHRVVPARIGRLIVILLGIVGALTAIGAGLTAAPTGH, via the coding sequence ATGAGACCACCGCACGAGGCCACCAGGTCGTCTCCGTCTCTCGACGTATGCCAGCCGACGGTTGAGGGGTCTGCTTTGCTATTCCCCGCGGCCGAACTAGCCCTCGCGGTGTCCGTTGTAGCGGGCGCTGCTTTACAGCGAATCGCGGGGATGGGTTTCGCGATGGTTGTCGCACCCCTTGCGATCCTGCTCCTACCCGGACAGCAAGGCGTGGTCTTCGCCAACCTCTGTGGTGCCACTGCTGCCTTCCTTCTTCTCGGAACGGTGCGTCGGGATGTCGACTGGAGACGGCTCGCCCTTCTTTCGGTCACAAGTGTCGCCGGAGCAGTGCTCGGGGCACTTGTCGTGCGCTCACTCGATGTCGCAACGTTCAGGGTGGTAGTCGGCATTGTGCTGTTGCTCGGAATCGGACTCTCCCTGGTAGCAAGCAAAACAACGTATGAGGCGCCACCGGTTCCTGCTTCGCTTGCTGCGGGTACAGCTACCGGGATGTTGGTGACGATGTCAGGCATCGGCGGACCACCGATGTCCATTTACGCGATTGCCACGCGTTGGGACCACCAGGCGTTCGCAGCAACAATGCAGCCTTTCGTGGTCCTGACTTCTCTCATCGGCGCAGGCGCAGTTACGATCTCTACCCCCAATTCAGCACCCGTTCTAGAGCCGATGATGTGGGTGTTCACGGCCGTCGGTCTGCCGGCCGGCCTCATTGCTGGAAACCTGCTGCACCGCGTAGTGCCGGCCCGAATCGGTCGGCTGATCGTTATCCTTCTCGGCATCGTCGGCGCTCTGACCGCGATCGGCGCCGGCCTCACAGCGGCGCCAACTGGCCACTGA
- a CDS encoding arabinosyltransferase domain-containing protein → MRVSDNDAGEADSLQPQQGSGTPRLIAVVSAVVGILASIAIPFLPVQQTEAKVVWPQNNSLAGVTAPLVSYSPTDLRVFIPCASVSELAGGDGGVLVSTAPVGAPEPGRALTARVVVGDGTNARLEVISRHTILLSTPAGSLSGTDCAVSISSTPTETVAGVTGGGPADTEQVFNRDLRPQMVGVFSDLDGEAHDGLRVEATLDTRFTTSPTAVKLTIMAVAVLATAFALWALHRLDMVDGRRSRRVLPSLRWSFTRIDAVVVGTLGLWHVIGANTSDDGYQLGMARAAGEAGYMANYFRWFAVPEAPFGTPFYDVLAWMTEISTASVWMRLPALVAGLVAWWLLTRKVAPRLGAAASRSTSLPMWTGAIVFLACWLPFNNGLRPEPIVAAGVLSAWYLVERAIATHRLFPAAAAILVSALTVTAGPSGLICFAALLAGAGPIARIIFDRVRTQGYLPLVLPLTSAGLVILTAIFADQTLAAILEMQRVHTIPPSEPWFNEFRRYQWLLEDSVDGSLARRFAVLTMVLCLVTVTLALLRRSGRIPGIAAGPARRIVGTTVGAMVLMMFVPTKWTHHFGIYAGLTASVAIITAVAVSPAVMRSRRNRAFFAAAVAGVVAVSFAGRNGWWYVSSWGVPWFDKPPSIAGHGFAVTFLAVAAIFLAVAAWFHIHPVASTRTDPPSRWWSIPILSVAAAAMVLFEVLSLAKAAVSQFPAYSIGRSNIDALSGSPCGLANDVLLELDPNASMLRPISGDVGAGLSAGRSEGFGPNGVVADLTPDEDKLPAGTANTVDISDTDEQKASGTAGTEGGFGGEGVNGSTVALPFGLNPATTPILGSVGGSGPTAVTSEWYHLPEPDAAGSRGEIVSIAAAGRIRSVDSDGVETYGQKLELEYGALAPDGSVTTLGAALPIDIGPSPSWRNLRVPLDQLPFEANVVRIVAADSDIHEDQWLAFTPPRVPKTQVLQDVLGSSTPVLLDWAVGLNFPCQDQMLHANGVAVVPEYRISPDHDGALITSLWQDRHGGGPLGWTEMLLSARTIPSYLSNDWSRDWGSVEQFEQIDREAEPAQLDTATTTRFGMWTPGPINTSS, encoded by the coding sequence ATGCGCGTTTCGGATAACGATGCGGGCGAGGCCGACTCGCTCCAACCGCAGCAGGGTTCGGGCACGCCGCGATTGATTGCAGTCGTCTCAGCGGTAGTCGGAATTCTCGCGTCGATCGCGATACCGTTCCTGCCGGTGCAGCAGACCGAGGCGAAGGTCGTGTGGCCGCAGAACAATTCGTTGGCGGGCGTGACGGCGCCGTTGGTTTCGTACTCGCCGACCGACCTCCGCGTCTTCATTCCATGCGCATCTGTCAGCGAACTGGCCGGTGGGGATGGCGGGGTGCTGGTGTCGACTGCACCGGTTGGGGCGCCGGAACCGGGTCGGGCGTTAACTGCGCGAGTGGTCGTCGGCGACGGGACCAACGCACGACTGGAAGTGATCTCGCGACACACCATCTTGCTCTCGACGCCTGCTGGCTCTCTCTCCGGGACGGATTGCGCTGTGTCGATCTCATCGACTCCGACCGAGACTGTCGCTGGCGTTACTGGCGGCGGGCCAGCTGATACTGAGCAGGTCTTTAATCGTGATCTGCGTCCGCAGATGGTGGGGGTCTTCTCGGATCTCGACGGTGAAGCGCATGATGGGCTGCGGGTCGAGGCGACACTCGATACGCGTTTCACCACGTCGCCGACTGCGGTGAAGCTGACGATAATGGCGGTTGCTGTACTGGCCACCGCGTTTGCTTTATGGGCGTTGCACCGGCTCGACATGGTCGATGGCCGGCGCTCGCGCAGAGTTCTTCCTTCGCTGCGGTGGTCATTCACCCGCATCGATGCCGTAGTGGTCGGGACTCTGGGCTTGTGGCACGTTATCGGCGCAAACACATCTGATGACGGCTACCAGCTTGGTATGGCACGCGCCGCTGGCGAGGCCGGCTACATGGCGAATTACTTCCGTTGGTTCGCTGTTCCCGAAGCGCCTTTCGGGACCCCGTTCTACGACGTGCTGGCCTGGATGACTGAGATTTCCACTGCGAGCGTGTGGATGCGGTTGCCGGCACTTGTCGCGGGGCTTGTGGCGTGGTGGCTGCTCACCCGAAAGGTGGCCCCAAGGCTTGGCGCGGCGGCCTCTCGATCAACCTCCCTCCCAATGTGGACTGGCGCCATTGTTTTTCTCGCGTGTTGGTTGCCATTCAACAATGGGCTGCGCCCAGAACCAATTGTCGCGGCGGGGGTACTTTCAGCCTGGTACTTGGTGGAGCGAGCAATCGCTACTCATCGGCTCTTTCCCGCTGCCGCAGCAATCTTGGTTAGTGCCCTGACGGTCACTGCGGGACCGTCCGGTCTCATTTGCTTCGCAGCGCTACTTGCGGGCGCAGGTCCGATCGCCCGCATCATTTTCGATCGTGTGCGGACTCAGGGCTACCTCCCACTTGTGCTGCCACTAACTTCTGCAGGCCTGGTTATCCTCACCGCGATTTTTGCAGACCAGACTCTGGCGGCGATCCTAGAGATGCAGCGCGTACATACGATCCCGCCGAGTGAGCCCTGGTTCAACGAGTTCCGGCGCTACCAGTGGCTGCTAGAGGACAGCGTTGACGGATCGCTTGCGCGCCGCTTCGCAGTCTTGACCATGGTTCTCTGCCTGGTCACGGTGACGCTGGCGCTTCTCCGGCGTTCTGGTCGAATTCCGGGAATCGCTGCCGGCCCGGCGCGACGGATCGTGGGTACGACCGTGGGTGCCATGGTGCTCATGATGTTCGTTCCCACCAAGTGGACTCATCACTTTGGCATTTACGCAGGTTTGACCGCCTCTGTCGCGATCATCACGGCTGTAGCAGTCTCCCCAGCGGTGATGCGATCACGCCGCAACCGCGCATTCTTCGCCGCGGCTGTCGCGGGCGTTGTGGCCGTTTCCTTCGCAGGAAGAAACGGTTGGTGGTACGTCTCGAGTTGGGGGGTGCCGTGGTTCGACAAGCCGCCATCAATCGCCGGCCACGGGTTCGCTGTGACCTTTCTTGCCGTGGCAGCGATATTCCTGGCGGTGGCCGCATGGTTCCACATTCACCCGGTCGCCTCGACCCGTACAGACCCGCCATCGCGGTGGTGGTCCATCCCGATTCTCAGTGTCGCCGCGGCGGCGATGGTCCTGTTCGAGGTCTTGTCGCTCGCGAAGGCCGCAGTCTCGCAGTTTCCGGCTTATTCAATCGGTCGATCGAACATCGATGCGCTGAGCGGATCGCCGTGTGGCCTGGCCAATGACGTCTTGCTCGAATTGGACCCCAACGCGTCGATGCTGCGACCAATCTCAGGCGATGTCGGCGCAGGCCTCTCCGCCGGACGTAGCGAAGGATTCGGCCCCAACGGCGTGGTAGCGGACCTCACACCCGATGAGGACAAATTGCCTGCTGGCACCGCGAACACCGTTGACATAAGCGATACTGATGAACAGAAGGCAAGCGGAACAGCAGGTACCGAAGGCGGTTTCGGCGGTGAGGGCGTCAACGGCAGCACCGTCGCACTGCCGTTCGGCCTGAATCCCGCCACCACACCAATCCTCGGAAGCGTCGGAGGCTCCGGCCCAACCGCAGTGACGTCCGAGTGGTATCACCTGCCCGAGCCGGACGCAGCAGGGTCGCGCGGGGAAATTGTCTCCATCGCCGCAGCCGGTCGCATCCGCTCCGTAGACAGCGACGGCGTGGAAACGTACGGACAGAAGCTTGAACTTGAGTACGGCGCTCTGGCCCCCGATGGTTCGGTAACAACTCTCGGCGCAGCTCTTCCCATTGACATCGGTCCGAGTCCCTCGTGGCGAAATCTCCGAGTCCCGCTCGATCAACTCCCGTTCGAGGCAAACGTGGTTCGTATTGTTGCCGCTGACAGCGACATCCACGAAGACCAATGGCTGGCGTTCACGCCACCTCGCGTGCCCAAAACACAGGTCTTGCAAGACGTTCTTGGTAGTTCCACTCCCGTGTTGTTGGACTGGGCGGTGGGCCTGAACTTCCCTTGCCAAGATCAGATGCTCCACGCCAATGGCGTCGCAGTGGTCCCCGAGTATCGAATTTCACCGGATCACGACGGGGCCCTCATCACCAGCTTGTGGCAGGACCGCCACGGCGGGGGGCCACTCGGTTGGACTGAGATGCTGCTCAGTGCTCGCACCATCCCCTCCTACTTGTCCAATGACTGGTCGCGTGACTGGGGCTCAGTCGAACAGTTCGAGCAGATCGACCGAGAGGCTGAGCCGGCGCAACTCGACACGGCCACTACAACGCGGTTCGGGATGTGGACGCCCGGCCCGATAAACACATCCTCGTGA
- a CDS encoding arabinosyltransferase domain-containing protein translates to MRRGIDGLAQDTEAKGGDDRGRDPCGGRPLGLHPYPGMDRDRRLAVLTGFLGAFLAILAGFLPVHQDAAEVRWTAGPDYASVTAPLVSGRPLDLTITAPCAPLAQVPPGTVVFSTLPEAAPGRISDGLVVQRSTDAAGNPSIDVAVRNITLLSVPLSTLRDPACGSLLVRAEVGVLVAEFTGLPEDPDDPVRAAVPGSMRPQVTGVFTDLTPTTAPEGLAESTVEITVDSRYSSSPTLAKLVLMVLGVLATIAAVVFLHRLDGIDGRSGRRFVPRSWTRLSAVDGVVVVVLGFWHLVGANTSDDGYLLTMARSAGPSGYMANYYRWLGSPESPVGWYYEILRVFAEVSTASPWMRLPTLVCGILAWLIISREVVPRLGRLARTWHRPRWTGAALFLAFWMAFNNGLRPEPVIALGALLTWSLVERSIATRRLVPGVAAIGVAAFSLGAGPTGLMCVAALAAGAREFVRMVRRRAGVIGWTPILGPVLAVGLALLYTVFADQTAAAVLEAARIRTELGPSLPWYGEKDRWEALFGVSADGGVARRFPVLLMLMCLGLVTAVMLRRGRIPGAAAGPSRRLIGVIAGSLLLLVFTPTKWTHHFGVFAGLAGALAVLAVIALRSSTVSLRRSRWLVGAALCLVVGLSTATNNTWWYVSDYGIPFSGSFPDILGVQIQYVAFVAGLVCLVVAGLIHAAILPDAPGRAIARRFSPALPFVRSASGTPAALARDRRAGAGRGPGIDGAPLTIVAFSVVIFELVSAVTAVFVQSPAYTVGRANLRALSGQPCSLADSVLVEEDSNDGLLRAVGAGPEISLGAGVVDGFAPNGLPDTITVDSEEASGSLALSDSGERQPGDGVDAGTTGGRGAVTVNGSTVALPFGLDPETTPVLGSYRRGPQVAAELTSAWYQLPARRSNSPLLVMAAAGRIGPGDLTIEYGRPGRVGASGPTDFEVMGSTTPIDIGPAPAWRNLRIPLASIPTDAEVVRVVATDGNLDPDWWLAVTPPRNPRLRTLDQVVGHTDPVLVDWVVALAFPCQRPFVHNGGVAEIPRYRILADRESAAAANWWQSAGGGGPLLWTTQTVEAVTVPTYLDHDWSRDWGSLQRFEPHDPGADPADLVRSDSVRWGWTTPGPMN, encoded by the coding sequence ATGAGAAGGGGAATCGACGGCCTGGCCCAGGACACGGAGGCGAAAGGGGGCGACGACCGGGGCCGCGATCCCTGCGGCGGGCGCCCCCTTGGCCTGCACCCCTATCCCGGCATGGACCGTGACCGCCGCCTGGCCGTGCTAACCGGGTTCCTCGGCGCGTTCCTGGCGATCCTGGCCGGCTTCCTGCCGGTTCACCAGGACGCCGCCGAGGTGCGCTGGACCGCCGGGCCCGACTACGCCTCCGTCACTGCCCCGCTGGTCTCCGGGCGGCCGCTCGACCTGACCATCACCGCTCCCTGCGCCCCGCTGGCCCAGGTACCCCCCGGCACCGTGGTCTTCTCGACCCTGCCCGAGGCGGCGCCGGGGCGGATCTCCGACGGACTGGTGGTGCAGCGCTCCACCGACGCCGCCGGGAACCCCTCGATCGACGTGGCGGTCCGCAACATCACCCTGCTCTCGGTTCCACTGTCCACGTTGCGGGACCCGGCGTGCGGGTCGCTCCTCGTGCGGGCCGAGGTCGGGGTGCTGGTGGCCGAGTTCACCGGCCTGCCCGAGGACCCGGACGACCCCGTCCGCGCGGCCGTCCCGGGCAGCATGCGACCGCAGGTCACCGGGGTGTTCACCGACCTCACGCCGACCACCGCCCCGGAGGGCCTGGCGGAGTCCACGGTGGAGATCACCGTCGACTCCCGGTACTCCTCCAGCCCCACCCTGGCCAAGCTGGTGCTGATGGTGCTGGGCGTGCTGGCCACCATCGCGGCGGTGGTGTTCCTGCACCGCCTCGACGGGATCGACGGGCGCTCCGGCCGGCGGTTCGTGCCGCGCTCCTGGACCCGGTTGTCCGCGGTCGACGGCGTGGTGGTGGTCGTCCTGGGCTTCTGGCACCTCGTGGGAGCCAACACCTCCGACGACGGCTACCTGCTCACCATGGCCCGCTCGGCCGGGCCCAGCGGATACATGGCCAACTACTACCGCTGGCTCGGGTCCCCGGAGTCGCCCGTGGGGTGGTACTACGAGATCCTGCGGGTGTTCGCCGAGGTGTCCACCGCCAGCCCGTGGATGCGCCTGCCGACCCTGGTGTGCGGCATCCTGGCCTGGTTGATCATCAGCCGGGAGGTGGTCCCGCGCCTGGGCAGACTCGCCCGCACCTGGCACCGGCCGCGCTGGACGGGTGCCGCGTTGTTCCTGGCGTTCTGGATGGCGTTCAACAACGGACTGCGACCCGAGCCCGTGATCGCCCTCGGTGCGCTGCTGACCTGGTCCCTGGTGGAACGGTCCATCGCCACGCGCAGGCTCGTGCCGGGCGTCGCCGCGATCGGCGTGGCCGCGTTCTCCCTCGGCGCCGGTCCCACCGGGCTCATGTGCGTGGCCGCGCTGGCCGCGGGCGCGCGCGAGTTCGTCCGCATGGTCCGCCGGCGCGCCGGGGTGATCGGCTGGACGCCGATCCTCGGTCCCGTCCTGGCGGTGGGGCTGGCCCTGCTCTACACCGTGTTCGCCGACCAGACCGCCGCCGCGGTCCTGGAGGCAGCGCGCATCCGCACCGAGCTGGGCCCCAGCTTGCCCTGGTACGGCGAGAAGGACCGCTGGGAGGCACTGTTCGGCGTCTCCGCCGACGGCGGGGTGGCCCGGCGGTTCCCCGTCCTGCTCATGCTGATGTGCCTCGGGCTGGTGACCGCCGTGATGCTGCGCCGCGGCCGGATCCCCGGCGCCGCGGCCGGACCCTCCCGCCGGCTCATCGGCGTGATCGCCGGGTCCCTGCTACTGCTGGTGTTCACCCCCACCAAGTGGACCCACCACTTCGGCGTCTTCGCCGGTCTCGCCGGGGCCCTGGCCGTCCTCGCGGTGATCGCCCTGCGGTCCTCCACAGTCTCCCTGCGCCGCAGTCGCTGGCTCGTCGGCGCGGCGCTGTGCCTGGTCGTCGGACTGTCCACCGCGACCAACAACACCTGGTGGTACGTCTCCGACTACGGCATCCCGTTCTCCGGCTCCTTCCCCGACATCCTGGGGGTCCAGATCCAGTACGTCGCGTTCGTCGCCGGCCTGGTGTGCCTGGTGGTGGCCGGGTTGATCCACGCCGCGATCCTGCCCGACGCGCCCGGCCGTGCGATCGCCCGCCGGTTCTCCCCAGCCCTGCCGTTCGTGCGGTCGGCGTCGGGGACCCCCGCCGCCCTGGCCCGCGACCGCCGGGCCGGGGCCGGCCGCGGCCCCGGGATCGACGGTGCACCACTGACGATCGTGGCGTTCTCCGTGGTGATCTTCGAGCTCGTCTCCGCCGTGACCGCCGTGTTCGTCCAGTCCCCGGCCTACACGGTCGGTCGTGCCAACCTACGCGCGCTCAGCGGGCAACCGTGTTCGCTCGCCGACTCGGTGCTGGTGGAGGAGGACTCCAACGACGGACTGCTCCGGGCGGTGGGCGCCGGACCGGAGATCTCCCTGGGTGCGGGCGTGGTCGACGGCTTCGCGCCCAACGGTCTGCCCGACACGATCACCGTCGACAGCGAGGAGGCGTCCGGCTCACTGGCCCTGTCGGACTCCGGCGAGCGTCAACCCGGCGACGGCGTGGACGCCGGCACCACCGGCGGCCGGGGCGCGGTCACCGTCAACGGCTCCACCGTCGCACTGCCCTTCGGCCTCGATCCCGAGACCACCCCGGTCCTGGGCTCCTACCGCCGCGGACCCCAGGTCGCCGCCGAACTCACCTCTGCCTGGTACCAGCTGCCCGCCCGCCGGTCCAACAGCCCGCTGCTGGTCATGGCCGCCGCCGGCCGCATCGGCCCGGGCGACCTGACGATCGAGTACGGCCGGCCGGGCCGGGTCGGGGCTTCCGGCCCCACCGATTTCGAGGTCATGGGGTCCACCACGCCCATCGACATCGGCCCGGCCCCAGCCTGGCGCAACCTGCGGATCCCCCTGGCCTCGATCCCCACCGACGCCGAGGTGGTGCGCGTGGTGGCCACCGACGGCAACCTGGACCCCGACTGGTGGCTGGCCGTGACCCCGCCGCGGAACCCACGCCTGCGCACCCTCGACCAGGTCGTCGGCCACACCGACCCCGTGCTGGTCGACTGGGTGGTGGCACTGGCCTTCCCCTGCCAGCGCCCGTTCGTGCACAACGGTGGCGTCGCCGAGATCCCCCGCTACCGCATCCTCGCCGACCGCGAGTCCGCTGCCGCCGCGAACTGGTGGCAGAGCGCGGGCGGCGGCGGACCCTTGCTGTGGACCACCCAGACCGTGGAGGCCGTCACCGTCCCCACCTACCTCGACCACGACTGGTCCAGGGACTGGGGTTCACTCCAGCGCTTCGAACCCCACGATCCCGGGGCCGACCCAGCGGACCTCGTCCGCAGCGACTCCGTCCGGTGGGGCTGGACCACGCCGGGTCCCATGAACTGA